A window of Akkermansia muciniphila contains these coding sequences:
- a CDS encoding sulfatase, protein MQISKTAIFLALFLSGSAFFASAAPSPASRAAAQKRPNIIFFLVDDMGWQDTSLPFWREADGTPKPTFLNKRYRTPNMEALGKQGMVFTNAYAQPICSPSRCSLISGMNSARHRVTNWTLLRDQTTDAGHKALKAPADWSINGVQPLGTKSSGTTFLPLTEEKIQYKMEKPFTPVLGLPALLKKQGYTTVHCGKAHFGSKNTPGANPKLFGFDYNIAGTEIGGPADYRGSQKYGTGNFHVRGLDENNYYENDVFLTEALTQEALKRLDAIRKDPKEADKPFYLYMSHYAIHAPFDARGYDKRFAEDYSNPNDGHKWSDNEKRYSALIQGMDKSLGDIREYLEKNNLDKNTVIIFMADNGGLAISGRMGNKESNYPLSFGKGSNREGGIREPMIVYWPGVTKPETVCTTPVIVEDFFPTILEIAGAKKIQAPQVIDGKSFVTLLKGGKMNPNRPLLFHTPNVWGEGNGNNSLYSPSTAMRQGDWKLIYWHPNQKFELFNIKEDISEEHNLAEQHPERVKAMAKTMTALLKDRKAQMPTYKKDNPTGAREGSPVPWPDQAAARL, encoded by the coding sequence ATGCAAATTTCCAAAACAGCCATCTTTCTTGCCCTGTTCCTCTCGGGAAGCGCCTTCTTCGCTTCCGCAGCTCCTTCACCTGCGTCCCGCGCGGCAGCCCAGAAGCGCCCCAACATCATCTTTTTCCTGGTGGACGACATGGGCTGGCAGGACACCTCCCTGCCCTTCTGGCGGGAAGCGGACGGCACGCCCAAGCCCACCTTCCTCAACAAGCGCTACCGCACGCCCAACATGGAGGCCCTGGGCAAGCAGGGCATGGTCTTCACAAATGCCTACGCGCAGCCCATCTGCTCCCCCAGCCGGTGCAGCCTCATCTCCGGCATGAACTCCGCCCGCCACCGCGTCACCAACTGGACGCTCCTGCGGGACCAGACCACGGACGCCGGCCACAAGGCGCTCAAGGCCCCTGCGGACTGGAGCATCAACGGCGTCCAGCCGCTGGGCACCAAGTCTTCCGGCACCACCTTCCTCCCCCTGACGGAAGAGAAAATCCAGTACAAGATGGAGAAGCCCTTTACCCCGGTGCTGGGCCTGCCCGCACTGCTCAAAAAACAGGGATACACCACCGTTCACTGCGGAAAGGCCCACTTCGGCTCCAAAAACACCCCGGGGGCCAATCCCAAACTCTTCGGCTTTGACTACAACATTGCCGGCACGGAAATAGGCGGTCCGGCGGACTACCGGGGCTCCCAGAAATACGGCACGGGGAATTTCCACGTCCGCGGCCTGGACGAGAACAATTATTATGAAAATGACGTGTTCCTGACAGAAGCCCTGACGCAGGAAGCGCTGAAACGCCTGGACGCCATCCGGAAGGACCCCAAGGAGGCGGACAAGCCCTTCTACCTGTACATGTCCCATTACGCCATCCACGCCCCCTTTGACGCGCGCGGGTATGACAAGCGCTTTGCGGAAGATTACTCGAACCCGAACGACGGCCACAAATGGTCCGACAACGAGAAGAGGTACTCCGCCCTGATCCAGGGGATGGACAAGAGCCTGGGAGACATCCGGGAATACCTGGAAAAGAACAATCTGGATAAAAACACCGTCATCATCTTCATGGCGGACAACGGCGGCCTGGCCATCAGCGGCCGCATGGGCAACAAGGAATCCAACTACCCGCTGAGCTTCGGCAAGGGGTCCAACCGGGAAGGCGGCATCCGGGAGCCGATGATCGTTTACTGGCCCGGCGTCACCAAGCCGGAAACCGTCTGCACCACTCCCGTGATCGTTGAAGACTTCTTCCCGACCATCCTGGAAATAGCGGGAGCCAAAAAGATACAGGCTCCCCAGGTCATTGACGGCAAAAGCTTCGTCACCCTGCTGAAAGGCGGCAAAATGAACCCCAACCGCCCCCTGCTCTTCCATACGCCCAACGTGTGGGGGGAAGGGAACGGAAACAACTCCCTTTACTCCCCCAGCACGGCCATGCGCCAGGGGGACTGGAAACTGATCTACTGGCATCCCAACCAGAAGTTTGAGCTCTTCAACATCAAGGAAGACATCAGCGAGGAGCACAATCTGGCGGAACAGCATCCGGAACGCGTGAAAGCCATGGCGAAGACCATGACCGCCCTGCTCAAGGACCGCAAGGCCCAGATGCCCACGTACAAGAAGGACAACCCTACCGGAGCCCGGGAAGGCTCCCCCGTGCCGTGGCCGGACCAGGCGGCGGCCAGGCTGTAA
- the argF gene encoding ornithine carbamoyltransferase has product MKNLLSIEQLTGDEIKDLLALGHKLKAERGHHEHLPLKGKTWALIFSKSSTRTRVSFEVGISELGGRPMFLSVHDIQLGRGEPIKDTARVLGRMIHGAAIRTYGQQEVEEFASFSGIPTINALTDEEHPCQILADLLTIEEIYGPGSWKDMKIAFVGDGDNNMSRSWMWAAKRLGFTLAIGAPTNYLPLEDFRKHLDCENVIFTTDPVEAVKGASVINTDVWLSMGQEAEGLSKEKHFYPYQVNRELLAHAAPNHSAFHCLPAYRGKEITEDVLERFAPVIFREAENRVHAQKAVLATLADANRA; this is encoded by the coding sequence ATGAAGAATCTTCTTTCCATAGAACAGCTTACCGGAGACGAAATCAAGGACCTGCTCGCGCTGGGCCACAAGCTCAAGGCGGAACGCGGCCATCACGAGCACCTGCCCCTGAAAGGCAAGACCTGGGCGCTCATTTTCTCCAAATCCTCCACCCGCACCCGCGTTTCCTTTGAAGTGGGCATCAGTGAACTGGGCGGCCGCCCCATGTTCCTTTCCGTCCATGACATCCAGCTGGGGCGCGGAGAACCCATCAAGGACACGGCCCGCGTACTGGGCCGCATGATCCACGGCGCAGCCATCCGGACCTACGGCCAGCAGGAAGTGGAGGAATTCGCCAGCTTCTCCGGTATTCCCACCATCAACGCCCTGACGGATGAGGAACACCCCTGCCAGATTCTGGCGGACCTGCTCACCATTGAGGAAATCTACGGTCCCGGCTCCTGGAAGGACATGAAAATCGCCTTCGTGGGGGACGGGGACAACAACATGTCCCGTTCCTGGATGTGGGCGGCCAAGCGGCTGGGCTTCACCCTCGCCATCGGCGCGCCGACCAACTACCTGCCGCTGGAAGACTTCCGCAAGCACCTGGACTGCGAGAACGTCATCTTCACCACGGACCCCGTAGAGGCCGTCAAGGGAGCTTCCGTCATCAACACGGACGTGTGGCTCTCCATGGGCCAAGAAGCGGAAGGCCTGTCCAAGGAAAAGCACTTCTACCCCTACCAGGTGAACAGGGAGCTTCTGGCGCATGCCGCGCCCAACCACTCCGCCTTCCACTGCCTGCCCGCCTACCGCGGCAAGGAAATCACGGAAGACGTGCTGGAACGCTTCGCTCCCGTCATCTTCCGGGAAGCGGAAAACCGTGTCCACGCCCAGAAAGCCGTTCTTGCCACGCTGGCGGACGCAAACCGGGCATAA
- a CDS encoding SufE family protein, whose amino-acid sequence MNYEERLQDLLDELDLFQDWTERYEYIISLGKKLPKLDESQKTDESLIKGCQSRVWLHTEPDKGVLKLAADSDSLITKGLIAVFVRLLSGLPPEEILKADMSKLDKTGLKDHLAPTRANALNSMAAQIKQAAMNMVEHP is encoded by the coding sequence ATGAACTACGAAGAACGCCTGCAAGACCTTCTGGATGAACTGGACCTGTTCCAGGACTGGACGGAACGGTATGAATACATCATCAGCCTGGGCAAGAAGCTCCCGAAGCTGGACGAATCCCAGAAGACGGACGAATCCCTCATCAAGGGCTGCCAGTCCCGCGTGTGGCTACACACGGAGCCGGACAAGGGCGTGCTGAAACTCGCCGCGGACAGCGATTCCCTCATCACCAAGGGGCTCATTGCCGTATTCGTCCGGCTGCTCTCCGGACTGCCGCCGGAAGAAATCCTGAAAGCGGACATGTCCAAGCTGGACAAGACCGGACTGAAGGACCATCTGGCACCCACCAGGGCGAACGCCCTCAACTCCATGGCCGCCCAGATCAAGCAGGCCGCCATGAACATGGTGGAACACCCCTGA
- a CDS encoding PEGA domain-containing protein has translation MTQGLLPSLLLLSAACCACISCSSPPRDMTIRSVPSGASLRVNGDYVGQAPVTLSLNRHKPIHVAADKPGCLSTEKTFYPEMTTKGAILWGGNNEKSKDFKTDTLTIRLKKAESGAPPLRELPAQW, from the coding sequence ATGACCCAAGGACTGCTCCCCTCCCTCCTTCTCCTTTCCGCGGCGTGCTGCGCATGCATCTCATGCAGCAGCCCTCCCAGGGACATGACCATCCGCAGCGTCCCTTCCGGAGCCAGCCTGCGCGTAAACGGGGATTATGTGGGGCAGGCCCCCGTCACCCTCTCCCTGAACAGGCACAAGCCCATTCACGTGGCGGCGGACAAGCCCGGCTGCCTTTCCACGGAAAAAACGTTCTATCCGGAAATGACCACGAAAGGGGCCATCCTGTGGGGCGGCAATAACGAGAAGTCAAAGGACTTTAAAACGGACACCCTGACCATCCGCCTGAAAAAGGCGGAATCCGGAGCGCCGCCCCTGCGGGAACTGCCCGCTCAGTGGTAA
- a CDS encoding alpha amylase C-terminal domain-containing protein — translation MRRPPIPGLVMADGWLQPYSRQIRDRQRLFDLKMKRINQHAGSLEGYAQGYHYYGLNRDPETGAWTYREWAPAARGLFLTGDFNGWDRESHPLVRNERGVWEITLPPDTLAHGQKVKVHVIGADGTGKDRIPAWITRAVQDPATYDFAGEVWMPEHPYEWRNNGFDPSRIEVPFVYEAHVGMGGEEERVHTYREFADEVLPRIARLGYNTVQLMAVQEHPYYGSFGYHVSSFFAPSSRFGTPEDLKYLIDQAHGLNIAVLLDVVHSHAVKNEAEGLNNFDGSGGMYFLPGERGHHPDWDSCCFDYGRDEVIEFLLSNVRWWLEEFRFDGFRFDGVTSMLYFHRGHEPFGDLGAYFGPSVDLDAVAYLQLASTLIQRVRPGAIAIAEDMSGMPGLCRPVDEGGLGFSHRLAMGIPDYWIKLLKEKKDEEWSMGDMWHTLTNRRYGEPHVAYCESHDQALVGDKTLAFRLMDAEMYWKMAVDQQSVVIDRGMALHKMIRLVTMATGGEGWLNFMGNEFGHPEWIDFPREGNGWSYEHCRRQWSLVDNPALRFKFLNAFDQAMVRMALDARLLNNPPPFPLNIDEGNQVMAFHRGGLLFVFNWSGDRAIMDYVLPAPQKGEWRVALDTDGARFGGFGRQDGSMPHFTDEAGNLSLYLLPRTALVLKRVGSAVMTRHAGQEEG, via the coding sequence ATGAGAAGACCCCCGATTCCCGGTTTGGTAATGGCGGACGGATGGCTGCAGCCGTATTCCCGGCAGATACGCGACCGCCAGCGCCTGTTTGACCTGAAGATGAAAAGGATCAACCAGCATGCGGGTTCTCTGGAAGGGTATGCGCAGGGCTACCACTATTACGGCCTCAACCGTGATCCGGAAACGGGCGCATGGACGTACCGGGAATGGGCTCCTGCCGCCCGCGGCTTGTTCCTGACGGGGGATTTCAACGGCTGGGACCGGGAGAGCCACCCGCTGGTGCGCAATGAGCGCGGCGTGTGGGAAATTACGCTGCCGCCTGATACGCTGGCCCACGGGCAGAAGGTGAAGGTTCATGTGATCGGCGCGGACGGAACGGGCAAGGACCGGATTCCCGCGTGGATCACCAGGGCCGTACAGGACCCCGCCACTTATGATTTCGCCGGGGAGGTATGGATGCCGGAACACCCTTATGAGTGGCGGAATAACGGCTTTGATCCTTCCCGGATAGAGGTGCCGTTCGTTTATGAGGCGCATGTGGGCATGGGCGGGGAAGAGGAGCGCGTGCATACATACCGTGAGTTTGCGGACGAGGTTCTGCCGCGCATCGCCCGGCTGGGCTATAATACCGTGCAGCTCATGGCTGTTCAGGAGCATCCCTATTACGGCTCCTTCGGCTACCATGTTTCCTCCTTCTTTGCACCTTCCTCCCGCTTCGGCACGCCGGAGGACCTGAAATACCTGATTGACCAGGCGCACGGCCTGAACATCGCCGTGCTGCTGGACGTGGTGCATTCCCACGCCGTGAAGAACGAGGCGGAGGGGCTGAACAATTTTGACGGTTCCGGCGGCATGTATTTCCTGCCGGGAGAACGCGGGCATCATCCGGACTGGGATTCCTGCTGCTTTGACTACGGCCGGGATGAGGTGATTGAGTTCCTGCTGTCCAACGTCCGCTGGTGGCTGGAGGAGTTCCGCTTTGACGGCTTCCGCTTTGACGGCGTGACGTCCATGCTGTATTTCCACCGCGGGCATGAACCCTTCGGGGATTTGGGCGCGTACTTTGGTCCGTCCGTGGACCTGGACGCCGTGGCTTATTTGCAGCTGGCCTCCACGCTGATTCAGCGGGTAAGGCCGGGCGCGATCGCCATTGCGGAGGATATGTCCGGCATGCCGGGGCTGTGCCGTCCGGTGGATGAAGGGGGACTGGGCTTTTCCCACAGGCTGGCCATGGGCATTCCCGATTACTGGATCAAGCTCCTCAAGGAGAAGAAGGACGAGGAATGGAGCATGGGCGACATGTGGCATACGCTGACCAACCGGCGCTATGGAGAGCCGCACGTGGCTTATTGCGAGAGCCATGACCAGGCCCTGGTGGGGGACAAGACGCTGGCGTTCCGCCTGATGGATGCGGAGATGTACTGGAAAATGGCCGTGGACCAGCAGAGTGTGGTCATTGACCGGGGCATGGCGCTGCACAAGATGATCCGCCTGGTGACGATGGCTACCGGCGGGGAAGGGTGGCTGAATTTCATGGGCAATGAGTTCGGCCATCCGGAATGGATTGATTTTCCGCGTGAAGGCAACGGCTGGTCCTATGAGCACTGCCGCCGCCAGTGGTCCCTGGTGGATAATCCCGCCCTCAGGTTCAAGTTCCTGAATGCCTTTGACCAGGCGATGGTCCGCATGGCCCTGGATGCCCGCCTGCTGAATAATCCCCCGCCGTTCCCGCTGAATATTGATGAGGGCAACCAGGTTATGGCGTTCCACCGCGGCGGCCTGCTGTTTGTGTTTAACTGGTCGGGGGACCGCGCGATCATGGATTACGTGCTGCCCGCGCCCCAGAAGGGGGAATGGAGGGTGGCGCTGGATACGGACGGCGCCCGCTTCGGCGGCTTTGGCCGGCAGGACGGCTCCATGCCGCATTTCACGGATGAAGCCGGAAACCTTTCCCTGTACCTGCTGCCGCGCACGGCCCTGGTCCTGAAAAGGGTGGGCTCCGCCGTCATGACCCGGCACGCCGGGCAGGAGGAAGGGTGA
- a CDS encoding glycosyltransferase family 32 protein, with the protein MIRKLHYCWFGGTVPEAVSRNVQKWRECNPDFEVIEWNEGNSHVSTSSFGKRALKQKKWCFASDIARLQALVEEGGFYLDTDVELYRPLHELKVDGKRLVLGYMYDCALGTAFLYAPPRHPVLKALLALYEEVRPDCFPVNNTVFTDYFINEVPGFLLNGKAWRNDLVEVYPKEFFEQPALIRSRGFCFHHCCGSWMPERQDFFRMSPEASHWLRWLKRKVNTALSLRKNEFYPYYRAALRGVSLKKECMWRKDG; encoded by the coding sequence GTGATCCGCAAACTTCATTATTGCTGGTTTGGAGGAACCGTTCCTGAGGCCGTTTCACGCAATGTGCAGAAATGGAGAGAATGTAATCCCGATTTTGAAGTGATTGAATGGAATGAAGGGAATTCACACGTTTCAACTTCTTCCTTCGGCAAAAGAGCCCTGAAGCAGAAGAAGTGGTGTTTCGCCTCCGACATTGCCCGCCTTCAGGCTTTGGTGGAGGAGGGAGGATTTTATCTGGATACGGATGTGGAGCTGTACCGTCCCCTGCATGAGTTGAAGGTGGATGGCAAGCGTCTTGTCCTGGGGTATATGTATGATTGCGCCTTGGGGACCGCTTTTCTTTATGCGCCGCCCCGGCATCCCGTGTTAAAAGCGCTCCTGGCTCTTTATGAAGAAGTAAGGCCTGATTGCTTTCCTGTAAACAATACCGTCTTCACGGATTATTTCATCAATGAAGTTCCGGGATTCCTGCTGAATGGCAAGGCTTGGCGCAATGATTTGGTGGAAGTGTACCCCAAGGAATTTTTTGAACAGCCCGCCCTGATCCGCTCCAGAGGTTTTTGCTTTCATCACTGCTGTGGCTCATGGATGCCGGAGCGCCAGGATTTTTTCCGCATGAGTCCGGAAGCCTCCCATTGGCTGAGATGGCTCAAGCGGAAGGTCAATACGGCGCTGTCCCTCCGTAAAAATGAGTTTTATCCGTATTACCGGGCGGCTCTCCGGGGCGTTTCGCTAAAGAAGGAGTGCATGTGGCGCAAGGATGGCTGA
- a CDS encoding Gfo/Idh/MocA family oxidoreductase, which yields MKTVITYGTFDLLHTGHVNLLRRARALGDRLIVGVTTASYDQSRGKLNVMESLAERVENVRRTGLADLIITEELEGQKVHDIQKYEADVFVIGSDWTGKFDYLREHCEVVYLERTKGVSSTDIRSARNNIIHMGIAGYGRIAGRFLQESKYVSGIEITAVYGRDGEKARRFAESYELLEYYTDYEQFLDKVDAVYIAVPHHLHYELARRALLKGKHVLCEKPLALSREEVEELFLLAAGNGCVLLEALKTAFFPAFQQLIGVAESGVIGSIKAVDATFTKLIEDDSSREFDPTQAGGAWTELGAYPVFVIGKLLGTESRRIRFAACRKPETGVDIFTRADFLYSNAVATATAAIGAKQEGDLCITGTQGYIYVPSPWWKTEMFEVRFEDPRQNRKYFIRFEGEGLRYELAAFLRLIHGCRHEMQLMSRDDSLFIADVTRQFRDGRDVEEIN from the coding sequence ATGAAAACAGTCATTACCTATGGCACGTTTGACCTGCTTCATACCGGGCACGTCAATCTCCTCAGAAGAGCCAGGGCGCTGGGGGACCGCCTCATCGTCGGGGTGACCACGGCCAGCTATGACCAGAGCCGGGGCAAGCTGAACGTGATGGAAAGCTTGGCGGAGCGCGTGGAGAACGTCCGGAGAACCGGACTGGCGGACCTCATTATTACGGAAGAGCTGGAAGGGCAGAAAGTCCATGACATCCAGAAGTATGAGGCGGATGTTTTTGTGATCGGTTCAGACTGGACGGGGAAGTTCGACTACCTCCGCGAACATTGCGAGGTGGTTTACCTGGAGCGCACCAAGGGCGTTTCTTCCACGGATATCCGTTCCGCCCGGAATAATATTATCCATATGGGGATTGCCGGCTACGGGCGTATCGCGGGCCGTTTTCTCCAGGAGTCCAAATACGTCAGCGGTATTGAAATAACAGCCGTTTACGGGCGTGATGGGGAAAAGGCGCGCCGTTTTGCGGAGTCTTATGAGTTGCTGGAATATTACACGGACTATGAACAGTTCCTGGACAAGGTGGACGCCGTGTACATTGCCGTTCCGCACCATCTGCATTATGAACTGGCCAGGCGGGCCCTGCTGAAGGGAAAGCACGTGCTGTGTGAAAAGCCGCTGGCCCTTTCCCGTGAGGAGGTGGAGGAGCTGTTCCTGCTTGCCGCCGGGAATGGCTGCGTCCTGCTGGAAGCGTTGAAAACGGCGTTTTTCCCGGCGTTCCAGCAGTTGATAGGCGTAGCGGAAAGCGGCGTCATCGGCTCCATCAAGGCGGTGGACGCCACGTTCACCAAATTGATTGAGGACGATTCCAGCAGGGAGTTTGATCCCACGCAGGCCGGAGGCGCCTGGACGGAGCTGGGGGCCTATCCCGTTTTTGTGATAGGAAAGCTTTTGGGAACGGAAAGCCGCCGCATCCGTTTTGCCGCTTGCAGGAAGCCGGAAACGGGCGTGGATATTTTCACACGGGCGGATTTCCTTTACTCCAATGCGGTAGCCACGGCGACGGCCGCCATTGGGGCCAAGCAGGAGGGCGACCTGTGCATCACGGGCACGCAGGGTTATATTTATGTTCCCTCCCCGTGGTGGAAGACGGAAATGTTTGAGGTGCGCTTTGAAGATCCCCGTCAGAACCGGAAGTATTTTATCCGGTTTGAAGGGGAGGGCCTCCGCTATGAGCTGGCCGCGTTTCTGCGCCTGATTCACGGCTGCCGCCATGAAATGCAGCTCATGTCCCGTGATGATTCCCTGTTCATCGCTGACGTGACCCGGCAATTCCGGGATGGCCGGGATGTTGAGGAAATCAACTGA
- a CDS encoding LicD family protein codes for MNLYAKVEDIRNLLIYNHPVSQVPPATGKLRLLQDGNTVLLALFARKCRENGLRYWLDYGTLLGAVRHRGFIPWDDDLDASMMRPEYDRLLELLPTLFPREEGFTWKRHAFLQIGYEGTPLNIDVYPYHFYSGPLVDAEQHDSLDRRLSAFKKDVVLVKDRINLTDEEVQRKIRREILEGREPGEEKDCPGIFLSPAITFTKNTHLSYETFFPLGTMDFEGLKFSVPNHARQYLQFFYGDYLSYPDRIQFKHPSVKHMMEHVPFETAVNRFIDVYGKQMETPQS; via the coding sequence ATGAATCTGTATGCAAAGGTGGAGGATATTCGCAACCTTCTGATTTACAACCATCCTGTTTCCCAGGTTCCCCCGGCGACAGGCAAGCTGAGGCTGCTTCAGGATGGCAATACCGTTCTGCTGGCCCTTTTTGCACGGAAATGCCGGGAAAACGGCCTGAGGTACTGGCTGGATTACGGCACTCTGCTGGGCGCCGTGCGGCACAGGGGATTTATTCCGTGGGATGACGATCTGGACGCAAGCATGATGAGGCCGGAGTATGACCGCCTGCTGGAGCTGCTTCCCACCCTGTTTCCCAGGGAGGAAGGGTTTACCTGGAAGCGGCATGCCTTTTTACAGATAGGGTATGAGGGTACCCCACTCAACATTGACGTGTATCCCTATCATTTTTATTCCGGGCCTCTTGTGGACGCGGAGCAGCATGACAGCCTGGACAGGCGGCTTTCCGCCTTCAAGAAGGATGTCGTCCTGGTCAAGGACAGGATAAACCTGACGGATGAGGAGGTGCAGCGGAAAATCCGCCGGGAGATTCTGGAAGGAAGGGAACCGGGAGAGGAGAAGGACTGCCCCGGGATTTTCCTGTCCCCGGCTATCACCTTTACAAAAAACACCCATCTTTCCTATGAAACATTCTTCCCCCTGGGCACCATGGATTTTGAGGGATTGAAGTTTTCCGTGCCCAATCATGCGCGCCAGTACCTGCAATTTTTTTATGGCGACTACCTGTCCTACCCGGACCGGATCCAGTTCAAGCACCCTTCCGTGAAGCATATGATGGAACACGTTCCTTTTGAAACGGCGGTCAACCGTTTCATTGACGTTTACGGCAAGCAGATGGAGACGCCCCAGTCATGA
- a CDS encoding tetratricopeptide repeat protein: MLKMILLLARRTFIRLLLALLPLGLFAFLAQALELSPLQSLIALIPVIAFEVWLVVKYVLPVMGDLVTKTLYSSNITTDEEVLVEASRRMLNSGDAQGALELLERYRKENPGLVRSWLMESGLLNDMRRYADSVTVLQEGLESRRWRKEDRALFLYKIGVIYDSMLNNPDKARKYWEEAADRYPNTAYGRSAWDKL, encoded by the coding sequence ATGTTGAAAATGATCCTGCTGCTGGCGCGGCGCACGTTTATACGGCTGCTGCTGGCGCTGCTTCCTCTGGGGCTCTTTGCCTTTCTGGCACAGGCCCTGGAGCTTTCCCCCCTTCAGTCCCTGATCGCGCTGATTCCGGTGATTGCCTTTGAAGTATGGCTGGTGGTCAAGTACGTGCTGCCTGTCATGGGGGATCTGGTGACCAAGACGCTGTATTCCTCCAACATCACTACGGATGAGGAAGTGCTGGTGGAAGCCTCCCGGCGCATGCTGAATTCCGGAGACGCGCAGGGAGCCCTGGAGCTGCTGGAACGCTACCGGAAGGAGAATCCGGGGCTGGTGCGGTCCTGGCTCATGGAGTCCGGGTTGCTGAATGACATGCGGAGGTATGCTGATTCCGTAACAGTCCTTCAGGAAGGCCTGGAATCCAGAAGATGGCGCAAGGAGGACCGGGCGCTGTTCCTGTACAAGATAGGGGTGATTTACGATTCCATGCTCAACAATCCGGACAAGGCCCGGAAATACTGGGAAGAGGCCGCAGACCGCTACCCCAATACGGCTTACGGACGCTCCGCCTGGGACAAGCTGTAA
- a CDS encoding class I SAM-dependent methyltransferase, which produces MDWNADLYENKHDFVAEYGMDLLSNVPENPDQSILDLGCGTGTLTHALLEKSPFVTGMDASPEMIIKARQLYPGMDFRVMDACRMPWNGWFDIVFSNAAFHWIPDQGALLKAVFRVLKPQGRLICEFGAHRNILRIREAFQASLLGKELPAKTRFYFPTVEEYQCLLEQAGLHPETVMDFDRPTPLKDGPDGLRNWARQFFWADLKDRHEKRRIRIFEEMEAALRNELWDGSQWVADYRRIRVTAVK; this is translated from the coding sequence ATGGACTGGAACGCTGATTTATACGAAAACAAGCATGATTTTGTGGCGGAATACGGCATGGACCTGCTCTCCAACGTGCCGGAAAACCCGGACCAGTCCATTCTGGACCTGGGCTGCGGAACCGGAACGCTCACGCATGCCCTGCTGGAAAAATCGCCCTTCGTCACAGGCATGGACGCCTCCCCGGAAATGATCATCAAGGCCCGGCAACTTTATCCCGGAATGGACTTCCGCGTGATGGACGCCTGCCGCATGCCGTGGAACGGCTGGTTTGACATCGTCTTTTCCAATGCCGCCTTCCACTGGATACCGGACCAGGGAGCCCTGCTGAAAGCCGTCTTCCGCGTCCTGAAGCCGCAGGGCAGGCTGATCTGCGAATTCGGGGCCCACCGCAACATTCTCCGCATCCGGGAGGCGTTCCAGGCCAGCCTCTTAGGGAAGGAGCTTCCGGCTAAAACCCGTTTTTACTTCCCCACCGTGGAGGAATACCAGTGTCTGCTGGAACAGGCGGGGCTGCATCCGGAAACAGTCATGGACTTTGACCGCCCCACCCCGCTGAAAGACGGTCCGGACGGTTTGCGCAACTGGGCGCGCCAGTTCTTCTGGGCGGATCTGAAGGACCGTCATGAAAAAAGGCGCATCCGGATTTTTGAGGAAATGGAAGCGGCCCTGCGGAATGAACTGTGGGACGGTTCCCAATGGGTGGCGGACTACCGCCGCATCAGGGTGACAGCCGTCAAATGA